In bacterium, a single window of DNA contains:
- the katG gene encoding Catalase-peroxidase, protein MTGESKCPFHAMQGARTTPAHQSNEAWWPNRLNLQILRQHSNKSNPMDPQFDYRTAFQGLDYAALKADLQHLMTDSQDWWPADWGHYGGLFIRMTWHAAGTYRIWDGRGGGGTGNQRFAPLNSWPDNGNLDKARRLLWPIKQKYGNQISWADLLILAGNVALESMGFKTFGFGGGRPDIWEPEADIDWGPETEWLGDKRYSGDRQLEDPLGAVQMGLIYVNPEGPNGNPDPVASGRDVRETFGRMAMNDEETVALVAGGHTFGKAHGAGDPALVGPEPEGAPIEEMGLGWINKFGTGKGIHTTTSGIEGAWKPNPTKWDNGYFEMLFKYEWELSKSPAGAHQWHPINCEEADLIPDAHDPSIRHRPMMTTADLSLRFDPIYEPIARRFHQDPAAFADAFARAWFKLTHRDMGPKSRYLGPEVPAEDLIWQDPVPQVTHPLIDASHIAALKQQVLATGITPTDLVKVAWAAASTFRGSDNRGGANGARIRLAPQKDWEANEPTMLAAVMEKLEAVRSAFNGAQSSGTQVSLADLIVLAGCAGVEAAAKLAGHEITVPFRPGRTDASQEQTDIESFAVLEPRADGFRNYVRAGVQAPAEELLLDKAQLLTLTAPEMTVLIGGMRALQANHGSTSHGVLTERPGALSNDFFVNLLDMSTQWTPSATEGSYEGRDRKTGAPKWTGTRVDLVFGSSSELRAIAEVYAQQDNQGKFVADFVAAWTKVMELDRFDLS, encoded by the coding sequence ATGACAGGCGAATCGAAGTGTCCGTTTCACGCCATGCAGGGAGCCCGTACGACCCCGGCCCATCAGTCCAACGAAGCCTGGTGGCCGAATCGGCTCAATCTGCAGATTCTGCGTCAGCACTCGAACAAGTCCAATCCGATGGACCCCCAGTTCGACTACCGCACCGCTTTTCAGGGACTGGACTATGCCGCCCTGAAGGCGGACCTCCAACACCTGATGACCGACTCGCAGGACTGGTGGCCTGCAGACTGGGGCCACTACGGTGGCCTCTTCATTCGCATGACCTGGCACGCTGCCGGCACCTACCGCATCTGGGATGGTCGCGGTGGCGGGGGGACCGGCAATCAGCGCTTTGCGCCCCTCAACAGCTGGCCCGATAACGGGAATCTCGACAAAGCGCGTCGCCTCCTCTGGCCCATCAAGCAGAAGTACGGCAATCAGATTTCCTGGGCGGACCTCCTGATCCTCGCTGGCAACGTGGCCCTGGAATCGATGGGCTTCAAGACTTTCGGTTTCGGTGGCGGACGCCCTGACATCTGGGAGCCGGAAGCCGACATCGACTGGGGGCCGGAAACGGAATGGCTGGGCGACAAGCGCTACAGCGGCGATCGTCAGCTGGAGGACCCGCTCGGGGCAGTCCAGATGGGCCTGATCTATGTCAATCCGGAGGGACCGAACGGAAACCCCGATCCGGTGGCATCAGGGCGCGACGTCCGGGAAACGTTCGGGCGCATGGCGATGAACGATGAGGAGACTGTCGCACTCGTGGCTGGCGGTCACACCTTCGGGAAGGCGCACGGAGCCGGTGATCCGGCCCTGGTGGGTCCGGAGCCGGAGGGAGCTCCCATCGAGGAAATGGGCCTCGGATGGATCAACAAGTTCGGAACCGGCAAAGGGATCCACACCACGACCAGCGGCATCGAGGGAGCCTGGAAACCCAATCCTACGAAGTGGGACAACGGCTACTTCGAGATGCTCTTCAAGTATGAATGGGAGCTCTCGAAGAGTCCGGCGGGAGCCCACCAGTGGCATCCCATCAACTGCGAGGAGGCGGACCTCATCCCTGATGCCCACGACCCGTCGATCAGGCATCGTCCGATGATGACCACGGCCGACCTCTCCCTCCGCTTTGACCCCATCTACGAGCCGATCGCCCGGCGTTTCCACCAGGATCCCGCCGCCTTCGCGGACGCCTTTGCCCGCGCCTGGTTCAAGCTGACTCATCGCGACATGGGACCAAAGTCGCGGTACCTCGGTCCGGAGGTCCCGGCAGAAGATCTCATCTGGCAGGACCCGGTGCCGCAGGTCACCCATCCCCTGATCGATGCTTCCCACATTGCAGCCCTCAAGCAGCAGGTCCTGGCAACTGGTATCACTCCCACCGACCTGGTCAAAGTCGCCTGGGCTGCGGCCTCTACGTTCCGGGGTTCGGACAATCGCGGCGGGGCCAACGGTGCCCGCATCCGCCTCGCCCCGCAGAAGGACTGGGAAGCCAATGAGCCCACGATGCTGGCTGCAGTCATGGAGAAGCTGGAGGCCGTGCGCAGTGCGTTCAATGGCGCCCAAAGCAGCGGCACGCAGGTCTCGCTGGCCGATCTCATCGTGTTGGCAGGGTGCGCCGGGGTCGAGGCCGCAGCGAAGCTGGCAGGCCACGAGATCACGGTCCCCTTCCGCCCCGGACGAACGGACGCCTCGCAGGAGCAGACCGATATCGAGTCCTTCGCGGTCCTCGAGCCGCGGGCGGATGGCTTCAGGAACTATGTCCGGGCGGGCGTGCAGGCTCCGGCAGAAGAACTGCTGCTCGACAAGGCGCAGTTGCTGACCCTCACCGCCCCGGAGATGACAGTCCTCATCGGTGGGATGCGCGCCCTGCAGGCCAATCATGGCAGTACCAGCCACGGAGTCCTGACCGAGCGTCCTGGAGCCCTCTCCAACGACTTCTTCGTCAACCTCCTGGACATGTCAACGCAGTGGACGCCCTCAGCAACCGAAGGGAGCTATGAGGGTCGGGACCGAAAGACCGGTGCGCCAAAGTGGACCGGCACGCGGGTCGACCTGGTCTTCGGCTCCAGTTCGGAGCTGCGGGCCATCGCGGAGGTCTACGCCCAGCAGGACAACCAGGGGAAGTTTGTCGCAGACTTTGTCGCGGCCTGGACCAAAGTGATGGAGCTGGATCGCTTCGATCTGTCTTAA
- the larE gene encoding Pyridinium-3,5-biscarboxylic acid mononucleotide sulfurtransferase — translation MAFSGGLDSALLLYVAHQVLGDKAFAVTALSPSYAANERERAESLAREWGIVQHFVQTKELSDPRYAANPPSRCFHCKSELYAAMRDLCRDIAPAAVLADGTTLDDLGDFRPGLKAARDAGVRHLLVEAGLCKTDLRELARELNLPIADLPGTACLASRFPYGTRITPELLARIEAAEAAVRACGFRQFRVRDHAPIARLEVAPEELPRAIDPAIRTALLNALKTLGFTYIALDLEGYRTGALNEGLPADVLARG, via the coding sequence GTGGCCTTCTCAGGTGGCCTGGACTCCGCGCTGTTGTTGTACGTTGCCCATCAGGTCCTGGGGGACAAAGCCTTCGCGGTGACCGCCCTGAGTCCGTCGTATGCCGCTAATGAACGGGAACGGGCGGAATCCCTGGCCAGGGAGTGGGGGATTGTCCAGCACTTTGTGCAGACGAAGGAACTGAGTGACCCGCGGTATGCCGCCAATCCGCCATCGCGCTGCTTCCATTGCAAAAGCGAACTTTACGCTGCCATGCGCGACCTCTGTCGTGACATCGCGCCCGCTGCGGTCCTGGCCGATGGGACGACCCTCGATGACCTGGGCGATTTTCGCCCAGGGCTCAAAGCCGCCAGGGATGCCGGAGTCCGTCATCTGCTGGTGGAAGCGGGTCTCTGTAAAACGGACCTGCGGGAACTCGCCCGCGAGTTGAACCTCCCCATCGCCGACCTGCCGGGAACCGCCTGCCTCGCAAGTCGGTTCCCCTACGGCACCCGGATCACACCCGAACTGCTTGCCCGGATCGAGGCGGCGGAAGCCGCGGTCCGTGCCTGTGGCTTCCGGCAGTTTCGGGTGCGCGACCATGCCCCCATCGCCCGGCTCGAAGTCGCCCCAGAAGAACTCCCCCGGGCGATTGATCCCGCCATCCGGACCGCCCTGCTCAATGCGCTGAAAACGCTGGGATTCACCTACATCGCCCTCGACCTGGAGGGCTATCGCACCGGAGCGCTCAACGAAGGGCTCCCCGCCGACGTGCTGGCCCGTGGATGA
- the ppm1 gene encoding Polyprenol monophosphomannose synthase, whose product MATPILQPADAQPAFQVEPSGFRKVSIIIPCYNEHQNIEAVLEAVRAVDFGLQKEIIVVDDGSTDGTVELLQAIREKNPDGDLLTVHFSMLNSGKGFAIRIGLKYATGDIVIIQDADLEYDPQELPQVIAPIREGKADVVYGSRFLGKVENMALPNLICNKLLAGMASVLYGTHITDEATCYKAFRRDVLAQVNLTCQRFEFCPEVTAKVLKNGARLVEVPITYRGRTITEGKKIGWKDGVEAIYTLLKYRFSR is encoded by the coding sequence GTGGCGACTCCCATCCTCCAGCCTGCAGACGCCCAGCCCGCCTTCCAGGTGGAGCCCTCCGGCTTTCGCAAGGTCTCCATCATCATCCCCTGCTACAACGAGCACCAGAACATCGAGGCGGTCCTCGAAGCAGTCAGGGCGGTCGACTTTGGGCTCCAGAAGGAGATCATCGTCGTTGATGACGGCTCCACCGATGGCACCGTGGAGCTGTTGCAGGCCATTCGTGAGAAGAATCCTGATGGGGATTTGCTGACGGTCCACTTCAGTATGCTGAACTCCGGCAAAGGCTTTGCCATCCGGATCGGCCTGAAATACGCCACCGGTGACATCGTCATCATCCAGGATGCCGACCTGGAGTACGACCCCCAGGAACTGCCACAGGTCATCGCTCCCATCCGCGAGGGGAAAGCGGATGTCGTGTATGGCTCCCGTTTCCTGGGCAAGGTCGAGAACATGGCCCTGCCGAATCTGATCTGTAACAAGCTCCTGGCCGGCATGGCGAGTGTGCTCTATGGAACGCACATCACTGATGAAGCGACCTGCTACAAGGCCTTCCGGCGCGACGTCCTTGCCCAGGTGAACCTGACCTGCCAGCGCTTTGAGTTCTGCCCGGAAGTGACCGCGAAGGTGCTGAAAAACGGGGCCCGCCTGGTGGAGGTCCCGATTACCTATCGCGGGCGCACCATCACCGAGGGGAAGAAAATCGGCTGGAAAGATGGAGTCGAAGCCATCTACACCCTCCTGAAGTACCGCTTCTCCCGGTAA
- the larB gene encoding Pyridinium-3,5-biscarboxylic acid mononucleotide synthase, whose product MDEPRLTSLLSQVAAGELTVDAAVRQLRYFALEDLGAIQLDHHRSLRVGFPEVIYAPGKTDAQLHDVITAQQQAGAVVVVTRLTPDRVAPLRDAFPDLHYDPDAAILHAPVPPPSLDVNVLVIAAGTADLPVAREAALMATLQGCQVTTLWDAGVAGIHRLTGRKDLLEAADLVIVVAGMEGALPSVVGGLLGKPLIAVPTSTGYGTGLGGFAAMLTMLNSCAAGTVTVNIDNGFGAGYFAGLLARQMDRRKAGSV is encoded by the coding sequence GTGGATGAACCCCGACTGACCAGCCTGCTCTCGCAGGTCGCTGCCGGTGAGTTGACGGTCGATGCTGCGGTCCGACAACTCCGATATTTCGCACTGGAAGACCTCGGTGCGATTCAGCTCGACCATCATCGCTCACTGCGGGTGGGCTTTCCGGAGGTCATCTATGCCCCCGGCAAGACCGATGCCCAGTTGCACGATGTCATCACTGCCCAGCAACAGGCTGGCGCAGTGGTGGTGGTGACGCGCCTCACGCCCGACCGGGTCGCGCCGCTCCGCGATGCCTTCCCGGACCTTCACTACGATCCCGACGCTGCGATCCTCCATGCACCCGTTCCGCCGCCATCGCTGGATGTCAACGTGCTGGTCATCGCCGCCGGGACTGCCGATCTGCCGGTCGCCAGGGAAGCGGCCCTGATGGCGACGTTGCAGGGGTGTCAGGTGACGACCCTCTGGGATGCCGGAGTCGCCGGGATCCACCGACTCACGGGACGCAAGGATCTGCTCGAGGCCGCCGATCTGGTCATCGTGGTGGCGGGCATGGAAGGCGCGCTCCCCAGTGTGGTCGGGGGGCTGCTTGGCAAGCCGCTGATTGCGGTCCCGACCTCCACCGGCTATGGCACCGGACTGGGGGGCTTTGCTGCCATGCTGACCATGCTCAACAGCTGCGCGGCGGGAACAGTGACCGTCAACATCGATAACGGCTTTGGTGCCGGATACTTCGCTGGTCTCCTGGCGCGACAAATGGATCGACGCAAGGCTGGCAGCGTATGA
- the queG gene encoding Epoxyqueuosine reductase: MIIGVMAPSPNPMSDAVRVKELAREAGFPLVGIARVAGADVGVRYREWLDRGYAGEMSYLGRHVEHRRDPALLIEDVRSVIALGVPYKTHDQMSEMPSGTGRISNYAWGDDYHLVIQERLERLGQLLVGAFPSHTGRGFVDTAPILEREWAARAGLGWIGKHTLLIHQFYGSYVFLAEILTTLELAPDIPVTDHCGSCTACLDACPTAAFPEAGVLDASRCVSYLTIEHRGPLPDSLNSQLGEWVYGCDICQLVCPWNRKSPSTLDPAFQPRHHWIAPSLSTLSTLDEATWIAWTRRSAIKRTKRSGLQRNAQVVLEQRPDTG, from the coding sequence GTGATAATCGGGGTCATGGCCCCCTCCCCCAACCCGATGTCGGATGCGGTCCGGGTGAAGGAGCTGGCCCGGGAGGCGGGGTTTCCGCTGGTCGGGATCGCCAGAGTCGCGGGGGCAGATGTCGGAGTACGGTATCGCGAATGGCTCGACCGGGGCTACGCCGGAGAGATGTCCTATTTAGGACGGCATGTGGAGCATCGGCGGGACCCGGCGTTGCTCATCGAGGATGTGCGGTCGGTCATCGCCCTCGGTGTTCCTTATAAGACGCACGATCAGATGTCGGAGATGCCGTCGGGGACTGGGCGGATATCGAACTACGCCTGGGGTGACGATTACCATTTGGTCATTCAGGAGCGACTCGAGCGACTGGGCCAGCTACTGGTCGGGGCGTTTCCCTCCCATACAGGACGAGGGTTTGTCGATACCGCGCCGATTCTGGAGCGCGAGTGGGCCGCCAGGGCAGGCCTCGGCTGGATCGGGAAGCACACCCTCCTAATCCACCAGTTCTACGGCAGCTATGTCTTTCTCGCGGAGATCCTGACTACCCTTGAATTAGCGCCGGACATCCCGGTGACCGACCACTGCGGTAGTTGCACGGCCTGTCTTGACGCCTGCCCCACGGCAGCCTTTCCGGAAGCCGGAGTGCTGGATGCGTCGCGGTGTGTGTCATACCTGACGATAGAGCATCGTGGGCCGCTCCCCGACTCGCTGAATTCCCAGCTGGGGGAATGGGTCTACGGGTGCGACATCTGCCAGCTGGTCTGTCCGTGGAACCGGAAAAGTCCATCGACCCTCGATCCGGCCTTCCAGCCGCGCCATCACTGGATCGCGCCATCGCTTTCGACGCTCTCCACGCTCGACGAGGCGACCTGGATCGCCTGGACACGTCGCAGTGCCATCAAGCGGACCAAGCGTTCGGGACTCCAGCGCAATGCCCAAGTCGTGCTGGAACAGCGGCCCGATACAGGGTAA